The following coding sequences lie in one Isoptericola variabilis 225 genomic window:
- a CDS encoding ParA family protein translates to MSMGPDTVANDARDEGPDDELAHDSADPASDLTLSWGDGQQGEDHRAALIASVPDVDESTPLAAQLALDARRRIDLRGRKFERPPETRIMTVANQKGGVGKTTTTVNLAAGLAQAGLNVLVVDNDPQGNASTALGIEHRAGTPSIYEVLVEDEPLAATVQACPDVPGLWAVPATIDLSGAEIELVSLVSRETRLRRALDTYLRERVERGEERIDYVFVDCPPSLGLLTVNAFVTAREVLIPIQCEYYALEGLSQLLKTIELIRAHLNPELSVSTILLTMYDGRTNLAQQVAEEVREHFPRQTLRTTVPRSVRISEAPSHGQTVMTYDPGSTGALAYLEAAREIAERAVQRADLR, encoded by the coding sequence GTGAGCATGGGTCCCGACACCGTCGCCAACGATGCGCGTGACGAGGGTCCGGACGACGAGCTCGCGCACGACAGTGCCGACCCTGCTTCGGACCTCACCCTGTCGTGGGGCGACGGGCAGCAGGGCGAGGACCACCGCGCCGCGCTCATCGCGTCAGTCCCCGACGTCGACGAGTCGACACCGCTCGCTGCCCAGCTCGCCCTGGACGCACGGCGGCGGATCGACCTGCGGGGCCGAAAGTTCGAGCGCCCGCCGGAGACCAGGATCATGACGGTCGCCAACCAGAAGGGCGGCGTCGGCAAGACGACGACCACGGTCAATCTCGCGGCCGGCCTTGCCCAGGCCGGCCTGAACGTGCTGGTCGTCGACAACGACCCCCAGGGCAACGCGTCGACGGCGCTCGGTATCGAGCACCGCGCGGGCACCCCGTCCATCTACGAGGTGCTCGTGGAGGACGAGCCCCTTGCGGCGACGGTGCAGGCGTGCCCGGACGTCCCCGGCCTGTGGGCCGTCCCCGCGACGATCGACCTCTCGGGCGCCGAGATCGAGCTCGTGTCGCTGGTTTCACGTGAAACACGGCTCCGCAGGGCCCTCGACACGTATCTGCGCGAGCGGGTCGAGCGCGGCGAGGAGCGCATCGACTACGTCTTCGTCGACTGCCCGCCGAGCCTCGGACTCCTGACGGTGAACGCCTTCGTGACCGCACGCGAGGTGCTCATCCCGATCCAGTGCGAGTACTACGCCCTCGAGGGCCTGAGCCAGCTGCTCAAGACGATCGAGCTCATCCGGGCGCACCTCAACCCTGAGCTCTCGGTGTCGACGATCCTCCTGACGATGTACGACGGCCGTACCAACTTGGCGCAGCAGGTGGCGGAGGAGGTGCGCGAGCACTTTCCGCGCCAGACGCTCAGGACCACCGTCCCGCGGTCGGTGCGCATCTCCGAGGCACCCAGTCACGGGCAGACGGTGATGACCTACGACCCCGGTTCGACGGGTGCGCTCGCCTATCTCGAAGCCGCTCGTGAGATCGCGGAGCGCGCCGTTCAGCGCGCTGACCTGCGATGA
- a CDS encoding ParB/RepB/Spo0J family partition protein, protein MSQKRRGLGRGLGALIPSAPEGERPVDVFFPSGDKATNGTAGSSALAAVPDTRSETDDSGSSADSGVRASTRTRTWDSAIAGGRLKIRTVGADRASGTAESEPGETDISETEPGERTPDPIAELGALATRLESGAVEDSAVRHGPEYLGPELGLVSSIEVSDPAADATANEPEPGDVSRETEPDLVPVPGATFAEIPVGSIRPNTWQPRTVFDEGELDELVDSIRQIGVLQPIVVRPDKERPGEYELIMGERRWRAATEAGLDTIPAIIRSTEDSDMLRDALLENLHRAALNPLEEAAAYRQLLDDFGCTHEELASRIARSRPQISNTLRLLKLPPLVQRRVAAGVLSAGHARALLGLTDGAEIERLAQRIVSEGLSVRATEEIVTMMVDGADEKPKRRSPRAGQRSEAVDELATRLSDRFETRVKVTVGKTKGRMTVEFASVEDLNRILAVMVPDDPGLLKG, encoded by the coding sequence ATGAGCCAGAAGAGGCGAGGACTCGGCCGCGGATTGGGTGCACTGATCCCGTCGGCTCCCGAGGGCGAGCGGCCCGTCGACGTGTTCTTCCCGAGCGGCGACAAGGCGACCAACGGCACCGCCGGATCCTCGGCACTCGCCGCGGTCCCGGACACGCGGTCCGAGACGGATGACTCCGGATCGAGCGCGGACTCCGGAGTGCGCGCCTCGACGCGGACGCGCACGTGGGACTCGGCGATCGCCGGCGGCCGGCTCAAGATCCGCACCGTCGGTGCCGACCGTGCGTCCGGCACGGCCGAGTCGGAGCCTGGCGAGACGGACATCAGCGAGACGGAGCCGGGTGAGCGCACGCCGGACCCGATCGCGGAGCTCGGCGCGCTCGCGACGCGTCTCGAGTCGGGAGCCGTCGAGGACTCCGCCGTGCGGCACGGCCCCGAGTACCTGGGTCCTGAGTTGGGTCTCGTGAGCAGCATCGAGGTGAGCGACCCGGCGGCGGACGCCACGGCGAACGAGCCCGAGCCGGGCGACGTTTCACGTGAAACGGAGCCCGACCTGGTCCCCGTCCCCGGCGCCACCTTCGCCGAGATCCCCGTCGGCTCGATCCGGCCGAACACCTGGCAGCCGCGGACCGTCTTCGACGAGGGCGAGCTGGACGAGCTCGTCGACTCCATCCGTCAGATCGGCGTGCTGCAGCCGATCGTGGTCCGGCCGGACAAGGAGCGGCCGGGGGAGTACGAGCTCATCATGGGCGAGCGGCGGTGGCGCGCCGCCACCGAGGCCGGCCTCGACACGATCCCGGCGATCATCCGGTCGACCGAGGACTCGGACATGCTGCGTGACGCGCTGCTCGAGAACCTGCACCGGGCGGCGCTCAACCCCCTGGAGGAGGCCGCGGCCTACCGGCAGCTGCTCGACGACTTCGGGTGCACGCACGAGGAGCTGGCCTCACGGATCGCACGGTCGCGTCCCCAGATCTCGAACACGCTGCGCCTGCTGAAGCTGCCGCCGCTGGTGCAGCGCCGCGTGGCCGCGGGCGTCCTGTCGGCCGGACATGCGCGGGCCCTTCTGGGGCTCACGGACGGGGCAGAGATCGAGCGGCTCGCTCAGCGCATCGTGTCCGAAGGGCTCTCGGTCCGTGCGACCGAGGAGATCGTCACGATGATGGTCGACGGGGCGGACGAGAAGCCCAAGCGTCGATCGCCGCGCGCGGGTCAGCGGAGCGAGGCGGTGGACGAGCTCGCGACCCGTCTCTCCGACCGATTCGAGACGCGGGTCAAGGTCACGGTCGGCAAGACCAAGGGCCGCATGACGGTCGAGTTCGCCTCTGTGGAGGACCTGAACCGCATTCTCGCGGTGATGGTTCCTGACGATCCTGGATTGCTCAAGGGCTAG